The stretch of DNA TCGCCACGCGCTTTTCGATCAATCAAAGAGGAAGCAAATTCGTGCACCCGGCATGCATACATGGAATCCCGTAGTCACGCAATACCACGTCCCACTTCCATCCTTATGGACACCTTCAACACTTCACGCTAGCATCGCGACGATGAAAAAATTCCTCACCTTCATATCCGCCATGTCCATCGTCGCCGCCACCTCCCTCCACGCCGGTCAGGGCGTCAAAATCGATCCTCCGGTCGACGCGCCGGCCATCGAAGCCACCGACCAGAACGGCAAAACCGTCAAACTGGCCGAGACCTACCAGGCAACCCCCTACGTCGCCGTTTTCTTCTACCCGAAAGCCGACACCCCAGGCTGCACCAAACAGGCTTGTGCCATGCGTGACTCCCACGCCGACCTTGCCAAAGCCGGCATCAGCGTCATCGGCGTCAGCGCCGATACCGTCGAAGCCCAGAAAAAATTCTCCGACAAATACAACTTCCCCTATCCCCTGCTCGCTGATCCAGAAGGCAAAGTCATCGACGCCTTCGCCGTCACCAAAAACGACCGTGGCATGGCCACCCGTCAGGCCTTCATCATCAAAAACGGCAAAGTCGTCTGGCACGACCCCAAAGCCAGCACCGAAGATCAGGCCATCGACATCATCAAGGCAGTTCAATCCCTTGAGTGAATAGTTTCCAAGCGTGAATCTGGAGAAGGGGTGGGAGACGAATCAGTCATACCACCTACCATAATGAAAACACTTTCCCTCCTACCCCTTCTCCTCACCATGTCCCTCTTCAGCTCCAACGCCTCAGCCGCCGACTCCAAGGCTTTCGAACCCTACGCCGCACCCGTCATCGAAGCCCAGGATCAGGATGGCAAAACCGTCAAACTGAGCGACGTCTACGCGAAAGGCACCACCCTCGTTTATTTTTATCCTAAGGCCGACACCCCCGGCTGCACCGCCCAGGCCTGCTCGCTTCGCGACGCCTACACCGACCTCACCAAAGCAGGCGTTCAGGTCATTGGCGTCAGCACCGACAATGTGGGCTCCCAGAAAAAGTTCGCCGAAAAGTATAACCTGCCCTTCACCCTTCTCGCCGATCCTGATGGCAAGATCGTCAAAGCCTTCGGTGTGAAAAAGATCCCCCTCGTTGGCATGGCCAGCCGCCAGGCGTTCCTTGTTAAAGACAGCAAAGTCATCTGGCACGATGCCAAGGCCAGCACCGCCGAACAAGCCGCCGACGTCCTCGCCGCCCTCAAAAATTCCAAGTAGCAGCCGATGTAAGGAGGCTCAAATTTCCCCTCCAAGCGGCCCCGCCCCCCAACAACAAACGAGCCTCGTCACCTCGTCTGCTACATTTCCAGCTCAGCACCAATGCGCCCCGCGCGTGTTGACATACACGCTGTAGAGACTCTGGCTGGCCACCACAAACAACCGGTTCCGCTTCGGCCCGCCGAAGCACAAATTGCCCGCCGTCTCCGGCAGCTTGATCAAACCGATCCGATCACCTTCCGGGTTGAGAACGTGAACGCCGTTGTATCCATCCCCCACCCAGCCAGCGCTCGCCCACACGTTACCATCCACATCACAACGCACACCGTCTGAACCGCCACGGCCGCTCGACGCCTTTTGCAGTTCCCCGGCCTTGCCCTTCATCTGTGCAGGTGCTGCCAGCTTGTCAAAAAACTCCATCCGCTCCACCGCCGACATCTTGTCATACCGCTCCGGGTCACTTTGATAAACGGTATCGCGCAAGCTGTCCCTCGTGTGCAATTGCATCGACGCAAACCTCGACTTGAAGTTCACCTTCACCTTGTCCACCACGTCATACACGTTGATGTTCGATTCCTTCCCCGTATCCACGACATACAGCTTCTTGTAGTCCGGCGAAAAACACAACCCATTGGGTCGCTCCTCCACATCGGTCACCTTGGTCACCGCTTTGTTCCCAGGATCAATCCGATACACCGCCGGCTTCAAATCGAGCGGCCCCTTTTGCCCCTCATAATCGCCCATGCTGCCATAACCCGGATCCGTAAACCACACGCCGCCATCCGGATGCACCACCACATCATTCGGCGCATTAAATCGCTTCCCTTCAAACTTGTCCGCCAGCACCGTCATCTTGCCGTCCATTTCGTATCGCACCACCCGACGCGTCAAATGCTCGGCACTTATCTGCCTACCCTGCCCATCAAAGGTGTTGCCATTGCTGTTGTTGGAGGGATTGCGCATCACACTCACATGACCGTCCTCCCCTAGCCAGCGCATCTGGACATTGTTGGGGATGTCGCTCCACACCAGGTAATTCCCCGTCCCGTTCCAGGCCGGACCCTCTGCCCACAAGCAGCCCGTGTGCAATCGCTGAATAGGCGTGTTTCCCACGATATATTTCCGAAAACTCGGGTCCAACGCCACCACATCAGGATCAGGATATCCAACCGGTGCT from Phragmitibacter flavus encodes:
- a CDS encoding peroxiredoxin, translated to MKKFLTFISAMSIVAATSLHAGQGVKIDPPVDAPAIEATDQNGKTVKLAETYQATPYVAVFFYPKADTPGCTKQACAMRDSHADLAKAGISVIGVSADTVEAQKKFSDKYNFPYPLLADPEGKVIDAFAVTKNDRGMATRQAFIIKNGKVVWHDPKASTEDQAIDIIKAVQSLE
- a CDS encoding peroxiredoxin → MKTLSLLPLLLTMSLFSSNASAADSKAFEPYAAPVIEAQDQDGKTVKLSDVYAKGTTLVYFYPKADTPGCTAQACSLRDAYTDLTKAGVQVIGVSTDNVGSQKKFAEKYNLPFTLLADPDGKIVKAFGVKKIPLVGMASRQAFLVKDSKVIWHDAKASTAEQAADVLAALKNSK
- a CDS encoding SMP-30/gluconolactonase/LRE family protein — protein: MKSRRSFLAGFATAAVAAGSSNLFGRDFGPGAAPVGYPDPDVVALDPSFRKYIVGNTPIQRLHTGCLWAEGPAWNGTGNYLVWSDIPNNVQMRWLGEDGHVSVMRNPSNNSNGNTFDGQGRQISAEHLTRRVVRYEMDGKMTVLADKFEGKRFNAPNDVVVHPDGGVWFTDPGYGSMGDYEGQKGPLDLKPAVYRIDPGNKAVTKVTDVEERPNGLCFSPDYKKLYVVDTGKESNINVYDVVDKVKVNFKSRFASMQLHTRDSLRDTVYQSDPERYDKMSAVERMEFFDKLAAPAQMKGKAGELQKASSGRGGSDGVRCDVDGNVWASAGWVGDGYNGVHVLNPEGDRIGLIKLPETAGNLCFGGPKRNRLFVVASQSLYSVYVNTRGAHWC